The following are encoded in a window of Spirochaetota bacterium genomic DNA:
- the rpmE gene encoding 50S ribosomal protein L31, whose amino-acid sequence MKKGIHPEYYDTVIKCACGNEIPTRSTVKDLHVEICSNCHPFYTKKQKIVDTTGRVEKFKKKYNIK is encoded by the coding sequence ATGAAAAAAGGGATACATCCGGAATATTACGATACTGTGATTAAATGTGCATGTGGTAATGAAATACCTACACGTTCAACAGTCAAAGACCTTCATGTTGAAATTTGTTCCAACTGTCATCCGTTTTATACTAAAAAACAGAAGATAGTTGATACTACAGGGCGTGTAGAAAAATTTAAGAAGAAATACAATATCAAATAA